From a region of the Candidatus Ozemobacteraceae bacterium genome:
- a CDS encoding efflux RND transporter periplasmic adaptor subunit, translating to MKYGCIAIVILMVLGLAGGGWYVYKLRNVPPTWNFEEVTEGDIRQTISATGSLAAVTTVEVGCQVSGIIASISVDFNDVVKEGQLIAQLDPSTHEAQVEQATANLESARSNERNSAAQIQNLRASMLGAKADEQVGLANVRKAEVAVADAERNYKRMKELAARRLISQSDLDSAQTSFDSQKAAFEAVKSQMATYRAKQESIEAQIAAAEAQHAGTLSQIRQMEALLNVAKINLSRTKIFSPIDGVIVSRKVDVGQTVAASLQAPTLFTIAKDMRRMQIETAVDEADIGMVKEGQSAQFTVDTFKGRTFRGRVVQVRLSPTITSNVVTYSVIVMVDNDDLVLKPGMTASVEFLVEHRKNAIRLPSRALFFKPPEGYMPASLPDLPEGPNYARVWILAADSKPAPITVKTGISSNRYTELLEGDLKPGQRLLVSNKAAESGRGGRRAGIRIH from the coding sequence ATGAAATACGGCTGTATCGCGATCGTCATTCTCATGGTGCTTGGCCTGGCCGGAGGCGGCTGGTATGTCTACAAGCTGCGCAACGTTCCACCGACTTGGAATTTCGAGGAAGTCACCGAGGGGGACATCCGCCAGACGATCTCGGCGACGGGGTCCCTCGCGGCCGTGACGACCGTCGAGGTCGGCTGCCAGGTCAGCGGCATCATCGCCTCGATCTCGGTCGATTTCAACGACGTCGTGAAGGAAGGCCAGCTGATCGCCCAACTCGATCCATCCACGCATGAGGCCCAGGTCGAGCAGGCGACGGCGAACCTCGAGAGCGCAAGATCGAACGAGCGCAACAGCGCGGCCCAGATCCAGAACCTGCGAGCTTCGATGCTGGGCGCGAAAGCAGACGAGCAGGTCGGGCTGGCGAACGTTCGCAAGGCCGAGGTCGCTGTGGCCGACGCCGAGCGCAATTACAAGCGCATGAAGGAGTTGGCGGCGCGTCGATTGATTTCCCAGTCGGATCTCGACTCGGCGCAGACGTCGTTCGATTCGCAGAAAGCGGCCTTCGAAGCGGTAAAAAGCCAGATGGCCACCTACCGGGCGAAGCAGGAGTCGATCGAGGCGCAGATCGCCGCCGCCGAAGCGCAGCACGCCGGAACGCTTTCCCAGATCAGACAGATGGAAGCGCTTCTCAACGTCGCGAAGATCAACCTCAGCCGGACGAAGATCTTTTCGCCGATCGACGGGGTCATCGTCTCGCGGAAAGTGGACGTCGGCCAGACCGTCGCCGCGAGTCTCCAGGCGCCGACCCTCTTTACTATAGCAAAAGATATGCGACGCATGCAGATCGAGACGGCCGTCGACGAAGCCGACATCGGCATGGTGAAGGAAGGCCAGTCCGCGCAGTTCACCGTCGATACGTTCAAGGGCCGGACCTTCCGGGGCCGCGTCGTCCAGGTGCGGCTTTCGCCGACGATCACCTCGAACGTCGTGACCTACTCGGTCATCGTGATGGTCGACAACGACGATCTGGTGCTCAAGCCCGGCATGACGGCGAGCGTCGAGTTCCTCGTCGAACATCGGAAGAACGCCATCCGACTTCCGTCCCGCGCCCTCTTCTTCAAGCCGCCCGAGGGATACATGCCCGCCAGCCTCCCGGATCTCCCCGAAGGGCCGAATTACGCGCGCGTCTGGATCCTCGCCGCAGACTCAAAGCCCGCACCGATAACGGTCAAGACCGGCATCAGCAGCAACAGATACACCGAACTCCTCGAAGGGGACCTGAAGCCGGGTCAGCGCCTGCTCGTCAGCAACAAGGCCGCAGAATCGGGCAGGGGCGGCCGACGC
- a CDS encoding TolC family protein — protein MNNRFGSSFLTNCLLFGIGGLLAGSVPAAAQPASGPWSLEQCLDYGLEHHPTIRSAEAAMNASRARIGSTRSGMGTKVNVQSNFSRNRQEFRRTAALAGIGMTDSTSNGISLRKTLTDSGQTSAKLNAANSDYAASRAGRSWSDVTTAVTIKTAYYRALQAMAQVDVQRDLLKSYEVHLTKVRGFVDVGTRAPYDITKALVDVANTNVAVIKAQSEARNALSALAKAVGYEGTIEIASQSGFQKLIEPELDPDRLIEEALARQDVLQSRFQVASAKHRLTGTKRGMNPTLSTSAGYDWNGTASPLDRSWSVGIQLSVPVLDGKLTRYSIEEQRNGVEQARASLDQQRLAVRAEIETAVTGIRDAFQRLAASEVLLRQAAESLSLAEGRFDAGLGSPIEITDARAAYSSARGSHITAYYDSLIALTTLDRALGIMPAEAGGMSAWTAGAVTDETFLETDIASVTPIVVELATKTVDAAPVASGPSMELAGDEPAMSSELPSAASAGTDDAETNE, from the coding sequence ATGAACAACCGTTTCGGATCATCGTTCCTCACGAACTGCCTTCTGTTCGGCATCGGTGGACTGCTTGCCGGTTCGGTTCCGGCGGCGGCGCAGCCGGCGTCCGGCCCCTGGTCGCTCGAACAGTGTCTCGACTACGGTCTGGAGCATCACCCGACCATCCGCAGCGCAGAGGCGGCCATGAATGCCTCCCGGGCCCGCATCGGCTCGACCCGGAGCGGCATGGGCACGAAGGTGAACGTCCAGTCGAACTTTTCCCGGAACCGCCAGGAGTTCAGGCGCACGGCGGCACTGGCAGGCATCGGTATGACCGATTCGACGTCGAACGGCATTTCCCTCCGCAAAACCCTGACCGACTCCGGCCAGACTTCGGCGAAACTGAACGCCGCGAACTCGGATTACGCCGCGTCCCGCGCCGGCCGCTCCTGGAGCGATGTCACCACGGCGGTGACGATCAAGACGGCATATTACCGCGCCCTCCAGGCGATGGCCCAGGTCGACGTCCAGCGGGATCTGCTGAAGAGTTACGAGGTGCATCTCACCAAGGTGCGCGGGTTCGTCGATGTCGGCACGCGCGCGCCCTACGACATCACCAAAGCCCTCGTCGACGTCGCGAACACGAACGTAGCGGTAATCAAGGCGCAAAGCGAAGCGCGAAACGCGCTTTCCGCCCTGGCGAAAGCCGTCGGATACGAGGGAACAATCGAGATCGCTTCCCAGAGCGGCTTTCAGAAGCTCATCGAGCCCGAACTCGACCCGGACCGGCTCATTGAGGAGGCCCTCGCCCGCCAGGACGTGTTGCAGAGCAGATTTCAGGTCGCATCTGCAAAACATCGGCTGACCGGCACGAAGCGGGGGATGAACCCGACGCTTTCCACCTCTGCCGGGTATGACTGGAACGGCACGGCCTCCCCGCTCGACCGCAGCTGGAGCGTCGGCATACAGCTGTCCGTGCCGGTTCTCGACGGGAAGCTCACCCGGTATTCCATCGAGGAGCAGCGCAACGGCGTGGAACAGGCCCGCGCCTCGCTCGACCAGCAGCGCCTGGCCGTGCGCGCCGAGATCGAAACCGCGGTCACCGGCATACGGGACGCGTTCCAGCGTCTCGCCGCCTCGGAGGTCCTCCTCAGGCAGGCCGCAGAATCGCTGTCCCTGGCCGAAGGGAGATTCGACGCCGGCCTCGGCTCCCCGATCGAGATCACCGACGCCCGTGCGGCCTATTCTTCAGCCCGCGGAAGCCATATCACGGCCTACTACGACAGTCTCATCGCCCTCACGACGCTCGACCGCGCCCTCGGCATCATGCCCGCGGAAGCGGGCGGCATGTCCGCCTGGACGGCAGGTGCCGTAACCGATGAGACGTTCCTCGAAACGGACATCGCCTCCGTGACGCCGATCGTCGTTGAGTTGGCCACGAAAACGGTCGACGCCGCGCCCGTTGCGTCCGGGCCGTCCATGGAGTTGGCGGGCGATGAACCGGCGATGTCTTCCGAACTTCCTTCCGCCGCTTCCGCTGGAACGGACGACGCCGAAACAAACGAGTAA
- the nadC gene encoding carboxylating nicotinate-nucleotide diphosphorylase: MSRRIETFLAEDLGPHDCDISVECLGEAAARPAVGRVTAKACGIICGLWLIEPVVRAVESRRSASGKAVVPASVNILARDGDAVSPGAVVADLSGQVGTLLTAERTLLNLVQRLSGIATLTRSFTDAMRGTACRLLDTRKTTPGLRDLEKAAVRVGGGANHRFGLFDMVMLKDNHITAMGGDIRAAVAAARSRIGPALKIEVEVATFEQLEAALDAGADMIMLDNMPPDLMKRCVVRTAGRVPLEASGGITLETVTAAAATGVDYVSVGAVTHSAKALDISMKIRI, encoded by the coding sequence ATGAGCCGGCGTATCGAAACGTTTCTCGCGGAAGATCTCGGGCCTCACGATTGCGACATTTCCGTCGAATGTCTCGGAGAGGCGGCCGCCAGACCCGCCGTCGGACGGGTGACCGCCAAGGCCTGCGGGATCATCTGCGGTCTCTGGCTGATCGAACCGGTCGTCCGGGCCGTCGAATCCCGCCGGTCCGCGTCGGGAAAGGCCGTCGTTCCGGCTTCGGTGAACATCCTCGCACGCGACGGCGATGCCGTGTCCCCCGGCGCCGTCGTGGCCGATCTTTCGGGCCAGGTCGGCACCCTGCTGACGGCCGAGCGAACCCTGTTGAACCTCGTCCAGCGTCTGTCGGGCATCGCAACCCTCACGCGCTCCTTCACCGACGCGATGAGAGGAACGGCGTGTCGCTTGCTCGACACTCGGAAAACCACGCCCGGCCTGCGCGACCTGGAGAAAGCCGCGGTCCGGGTCGGCGGCGGTGCGAACCACCGATTCGGCCTGTTCGATATGGTGATGCTCAAGGACAACCACATCACCGCCATGGGCGGCGACATTCGGGCCGCGGTGGCGGCCGCCAGAAGCCGCATCGGGCCGGCTCTGAAGATCGAGGTCGAGGTTGCGACGTTCGAGCAGCTCGAGGCGGCGCTCGACGCCGGCGCCGACATGATCATGCTCGACAACATGCCCCCCGACCTGATGAAACGTTGCGTGGTCCGCACGGCCGGTCGCGTGCCGCTCGAAGCCTCTGGCGGCATCACGCTCGAGACGGTCACCGCGGCGGCCGCGACGGGAGTGGACTACGTCTCCGTGGGCGCGGTGACGCACAGCGCGAAGGCCCTCGATATATCGATGAAAATACGGATCTGA